One segment of Arvicanthis niloticus isolate mArvNil1 chromosome 5, mArvNil1.pat.X, whole genome shotgun sequence DNA contains the following:
- the Stmn1 gene encoding stathmin: MASSDIQVKELEKRASGQAFELILSPRSKESVPDFPLSPPKKKDLSLEEIQKKLEAAEERRKSHEAEVLKQLAEKREHEKEVLQKAIEENNNFSKMAEEKLTHKMEANKENREAQMAAKLERLREKDKHVEEVRKNKESKDPADETEAD, from the exons ATGGCATCTTCTG ATATTCAGGTGAAAGAGCTGGAGAAGCGTGCTTCAGGCCAGGCTTTTGAGCTGATTCTCAGCCCTCGGTCAAAAGAATCTGTCCCcgattttcccctttcccccccaaAGAAGAAGGATCTTTCCCTGGAGGAAATTCAGAAGAAATTAGAAGCTGCAGAAGAAAGACGCAAG TCTCATGAAGCGGAGGTCTTGAAGCAGCTTGCTGAGAAGCGGGAGCATGAAAAAGAAGTGCTCCAGAAAGCCATCGAGGAGAacaacaacttcagcaaaatggcagaGGAGAAACTGACCCACAAAATGGAGGCTAACAAAGAGAACCGGGAGGCGCAAATGGCTGCCAAGCTGGAGCGTTTGCGAGAGAAG GACAAGCATGTTGAAGAGGTGCGGAAGAACAAAGAATCCAAAGACCCCGCGGACGAGACCGAGGCTGACTAA